The DNA region tccaccgTCACCGTCATCCTGGCCGCGCCACGGTACGCCCCCCGCATTTCTGCGCTGTTCACGCAGTTACGGTACAGCCGGCCCCACCATTTCAAAGGTCAAGCTCCTCTCGGTCACGTCTTCAATGTGGTTACTGCTGCCACCACTACCTCCGCACGTCTAGCTACACTGTCGTACTCAACCCTAGGCTCCTTCTACACACACGCACCCGACGTCAACATGGCCAAATAcgccaaccctccccagGACCCCCCGCTGTTCACCGGCACCAAGGACTCCATCGTCGCCGACTCCAAGGCTCTCTGCGACAACACACGCTCCCTGCTCGACAAGCTCGTTGCTGAGATCAAGCCGAACGACGCTGCCACCTTCGAGTCCGTCCTCCGCCCCCAGATCGAAGACGAGAACCAGAGCTCGCTATCGGCCCGCATCCTTGGCTTCTACCAGTATGTCAGCGCTGATGCCGCCCTGCGCGATGCCAGcaccgaggccgagaagattATGGACGAGTTCGGCATCGAGGTCAGCATGCGTGAGGACGTCTTCAAGCTTGTCGATGCCGTCTACAAGAACAGCGGGCTTGCTGAGAGCAAGGAAAAGGACAAGGACCGTCTGATCACCGAAGAGCTGGCCAAGAGCACCGGTCTGGAGAGCGTTGAGAGCGCCAGACTGTTGGAGAAGGAACACAAGAGCTACATCAAGAATGGCCTCGGTCTTCCCGAGGGTGAGAAGAGGGACCGCTtcaaggagatcaagaagaagcttaGCCAAATCAGCATTGCCTTCCAGAAGAACCTCAACGAGGAGAATGGCGGCCTCTGGTTCACCCTAGAGGAGCTCGATGGCGTTCCGCAGGATGTCTTGGACGGCCTGGAGAAGGGCACCGGCGAGAACGAAGGCAAGCTACGTCTCTCCTTCAAGTACCCCGACCTCTTCCCCACCCTCAAGTTTGCCAAGAACCCCGAAACTCGCCGCAAGGTGTTCATCGCGAACGAAAACAAGTGCAACGATAATGTAGAGCTGTTCCGTGAGGCTATCGAGCTTCGTGACGAGGCCGCTCGTCTGCTCGGTTACCCTGACCACGCCACCTTCCGCATTGAGGACAAGATGGCCAAGACGACCAAGACTGTTCTTGACTTCTTGAACGATCTCAAGGAGCGTCTCGGCCCCGGTGGTCTCAAGGAAATCGAACACCTCaaggagctgaagaagaaggaccaCGAGGAGCGCGGTCTTCCATACGATGGCAACTACTATCTCTGGGATCACCGTTACTACGACCGCCTGATGATTGAGAAGGAGTACAGCATTGATGAGAATGCGATTGCTGAGTACTTCCCaatcacctccaccatcgaGGGCATGCTCAAGATCTTTGAGACGCTCTTTGGCCTCGTTTTCAACCAGTTGACTCCCGAGGACCGCGCGCGTATCTCGCCTACCGGGAAGGCTGAGGATATCGCGTGGCATGAGGATGTCATTATCTTTAGCGTATGGGACGACAAGTCGGAGGGTGAAGGGTTCGTCGGGTACCTGTACCTGGATCTCCATCCCCGTCAAGGCAAGTATGGCCACGCCGCCAACTTCAACCTGCAGCCTGGCTTCATCCAGGCCAACGGTTCAAGACGCTACCCCGCCACCGCCTTGGTATGCAACTTCTCCAAGCCCACCAAGGAGAAGCCTTCTCTCCTCAAGCACGACGAGGTTGTCACCCTCTTCCACGAGCTGGGTCACGGTATCCATGACCTTGTCGGCCGCACTCAGTATGCTCGCTACCATGGCACTTCCACGGTTCGAGACTTTGTGGAAGCCCCCAG from Podospora pseudopauciseta strain CBS 411.78 chromosome 6, whole genome shotgun sequence includes:
- the PRD1 gene encoding metalloendopeptidase (EggNog:ENOG503NX1E; COG:O; MEROPS:MER0003110); the protein is MAKYANPPQDPPLFTGTKDSIVADSKALCDNTRSLLDKLVAEIKPNDAATFESVLRPQIEDENQSSLSARILGFYQYVSADAALRDASTEAEKIMDEFGIEVSMREDVFKLVDAVYKNSGLAESKEKDKDRLITEELAKSTGLESVESARLLEKEHKSYIKNGLGLPEGEKRDRFKEIKKKLSQISIAFQKNLNEENGGLWFTLEELDGVPQDVLDGLEKGTGENEGKLRLSFKYPDLFPTLKFAKNPETRRKVFIANENKCNDNVELFREAIELRDEAARLLGYPDHATFRIEDKMAKTTKTVLDFLNDLKERLGPGGLKEIEHLKELKKKDHEERGLPYDGNYYLWDHRYYDRLMIEKEYSIDENAIAEYFPITSTIEGMLKIFETLFGLVFNQLTPEDRARISPTGKAEDIAWHEDVIIFSVWDDKSEGEGFVGYLYLDLHPRQGKYGHAANFNLQPGFIQANGSRRYPATALVCNFSKPTKEKPSLLKHDEVVTLFHELGHGIHDLVGRTQYARYHGTSTVRDFVEAPSQMLENWCWTPSQLKSLSKHYKTGESIPDDLIEKLISTKHVNDALFNLRQLHFGLFDMTVHTPKSHEELKKLDISKLYNDLRADISKIKGPEEQGEASNWGNGQATFGHLIGGYDAGYYGYLSSQVYSTDMFYTKFKKDPMNGVEGRRYRHTVLAKGGSRDEMVSLEEFLGRKPSSEAFYKELGLEG